In the Brassica napus cultivar Da-Ae chromosome A7, Da-Ae, whole genome shotgun sequence genome, one interval contains:
- the LOC125576607 gene encoding uncharacterized protein LOC125576607, whose amino-acid sequence MIEKFLITRVSNMCFCFFFFLFFSFLFFLSSSLIFSPWKGTGASVQSAFSLVFSSPSRSVSFLQSPSCPSFSSLVFSVGKGSVSSLQSSLVQSLRPHLLSLLTVGALRDSSQSGAVGASHACCFTEWSSGNTTQDEADVSTRVTELGVEESQTWEWNDHVFIYTPPQVTTNK is encoded by the exons ATGATAGAAAAGTTTCTTATAACACGTGTCAGCAacatgtgtttttgtttttttttttttctttttttttcttttcttttcttcctctccTCTTCTCTCATCTTCTCACCGTGGAAGGGAACCGGAGCATCCGTTCAATCGGCGTTTTCTCTCGTCTTCTCCTCTCCGTCGCGAAGCGTCTCCTTCCTTCAATCGCCGTCATGTCCGTCTTTCTCTTCTCTGGTCTTCTCCGTTGGTAAAGGAAGTGTCTCCTCCCTTCAATCGTCGCTCGTCCAATCGCTGCGACCCCATCTCCTCTCTCTTCTGACCG TGGGAGCATTGAGAGATTCATCACAGAGTGGAGCAGTGGGAGCATCTCATGCTTGTTGTTTCACAGAGTGGAGCAGTG GTAACACGACACAAGACGAGGCAGATGTGAGCACACGAGTCACGGagttgggagtggaagaatcaCAGACTTGGGAGTGGAACGATCACGTATTCATCTACACTCCTCCACAAGTAACCACAaacaagtaa
- the LOC106352912 gene encoding copper transport protein CCH: MSQTVVLKVGMSCQGCVGAVNRVLGKMEGVESFDIDIKEQKVTVKGNVEPEAVFQTVSKTGKKTSYWHVEAEAEPKAEAEPKAEAVTETKTEAETKTEAETKIEAKVDAKADVEPKLAEAETKPSEV, translated from the exons ATGTCTCAG ACTGTGGTCCTCAAAGTAGGTATGTCATGCCAAGGCTGCGTTGGTGCCGTCAATAGAGTCTTGGGCAAAATGGAAG GGGTTGAGTCATTTGACATTGATATAAAGGAGCAAAAGGTGACAGTGAAAGGTAATGTGGAGCCTGAAGCAGTTTTTCAAACAGTTTCAAAGACTGGCAAGAAGACTTCTTACTGGCATGTGGAGGCTGAGGCTGAGCCTAAAGCTGAGGCCGAGCCTAAGGCTGAGGCCGTGACTGAGACTAAAACCGAGGCTGAGACTAAAACCGAGGCTGAGACTAAGATTGAGGCTAAGGTTGATGCAAAGGCTGATGTTGAACCAAAACTCGCAGAAGCTGAGACTAAGCCATCAGAAGTTTAA